One window from the genome of Capillibacterium thermochitinicola encodes:
- a CDS encoding NAD(P)-dependent alcohol dehydrogenase — MKAALMTEPGKLSIVEREMPQIKENEVLVKIEHVGVCGSDLHYYEYGRIGNFVVEKPIVLGHEAAGRVVETGKNVKTLRKGDLVALEPGITCGKCEFCKTGRYNLCPDVEFLATPPYDGAFVEYIAYPEDMCFKLPPEMDTMEGALIEPLAVGFHTANQANAQIGESAVILGAGCIGLVILMSLLARGLREVYITDIIDLRLKKAEEIGAKKCINARESKVVEEIMKLTDNKGVDIVIDAAGSKITTQQTVDLVKRGGRIILVGMAANPVIEYDFGKLQAKEAVLNTVFRYRNIYPAAIKAVGEKMIDVKQIVTDVFGFSEIKKALEYNIVNKEKTVKVVIDMNK; from the coding sequence ATGAAAGCAGCCTTGATGACGGAACCGGGGAAACTCTCGATTGTTGAACGGGAAATGCCACAGATCAAAGAGAACGAAGTATTAGTCAAAATCGAGCATGTCGGTGTTTGCGGGTCGGACTTGCACTATTATGAATACGGGCGCATCGGTAATTTTGTTGTTGAAAAACCGATTGTTTTAGGTCATGAAGCCGCCGGAAGAGTGGTCGAAACGGGTAAAAATGTGAAGACATTGCGAAAAGGTGACCTGGTGGCTTTGGAACCGGGAATAACCTGCGGTAAATGTGAATTCTGTAAAACCGGCCGGTATAATTTATGCCCGGATGTTGAGTTTTTGGCAACGCCACCGTATGATGGCGCTTTTGTTGAATATATTGCCTACCCCGAAGATATGTGTTTCAAACTGCCGCCGGAGATGGACACGATGGAAGGGGCATTGATTGAACCGCTGGCGGTCGGTTTTCATACGGCCAACCAGGCCAATGCGCAGATCGGTGAAAGTGCTGTTATTTTAGGTGCGGGCTGTATCGGTCTGGTCATTTTAATGTCCTTATTGGCAAGAGGCCTGCGCGAGGTCTATATTACAGATATAATCGACCTCAGATTGAAAAAGGCGGAAGAGATCGGGGCGAAAAAATGTATCAACGCCCGGGAAAGCAAAGTCGTGGAAGAAATTATGAAGCTGACGGATAACAAAGGAGTCGATATTGTTATTGATGCGGCCGGCAGTAAAATCACGACGCAACAGACGGTTGATTTGGTAAAAAGAGGCGGCCGCATCATCCTGGTCGGGATGGCGGCCAATCCGGTAATTGAGTATGACTTTGGCAAGTTACAGGCGAAAGAAGCCGTCTTGAACACCGTTTTCCGGTACCGGAACATCTATCCGGCGGCGATTAAAGCAGTGGGCGAGAAGATGATCGATGTCAAACAGATTGTGACGGACGTGTTTGGTTTTTCGGAGATTAAAAAAGCGTTGGAATACAACATTGTAAACAAAGAAAAGACCGTGAAAGTAGTTATTGATATGAACAAATAA
- a CDS encoding MurR/RpiR family transcriptional regulator, whose product MTVLSDREIKNPHGTFVKTRFLLPSLTKAEKKVAVFLLEKPDLVLGLTLAEFAEAAGSSQASVLRFCQKLGLEGFSELKLHLTKELSVKQPDVTSQEVSLDDSFAEIMEKVFLINIQTLQDTLALNAQNCEEALNALLTASRVIFFGMGDAIIPCYFADIKFKRLGINSQVHSDPDLQLTMASLLEPGDVAFAVSHSGRSRTIVEAMRLAKERKATTISITKYEKSPLTKVSDITIFTATVDTTLGKEIIARRVAEQAILESLYLGLLAKKRQQYEKNLKITTEVIKFNKL is encoded by the coding sequence ATGACCGTTTTATCGGATCGGGAGATCAAAAACCCGCACGGTACTTTCGTGAAGACGCGGTTTCTTCTTCCCTCCTTGACAAAAGCCGAGAAGAAGGTTGCCGTCTTCCTTTTGGAAAAACCGGATTTGGTTTTGGGATTGACCTTAGCCGAGTTTGCCGAAGCCGCTGGAAGCAGTCAAGCATCGGTCTTGAGGTTTTGCCAAAAATTGGGGTTGGAAGGTTTTTCTGAACTAAAACTTCATCTTACGAAAGAACTAAGTGTTAAACAGCCCGACGTGACCAGTCAGGAAGTGAGTCTGGATGATAGCTTTGCGGAGATCATGGAGAAGGTGTTCCTGATTAATATTCAAACGTTACAAGACACGCTGGCGCTTAATGCACAGAACTGTGAGGAAGCTTTAAATGCATTATTAACCGCCTCCCGCGTCATCTTTTTCGGGATGGGTGACGCCATAATCCCTTGTTATTTTGCCGACATCAAATTCAAGCGTTTGGGCATTAACAGTCAAGTCCACAGCGATCCGGATCTGCAACTGACCATGGCGAGTTTGCTTGAACCTGGTGATGTGGCGTTTGCGGTCTCCCATTCTGGGCGCAGCCGGACCATTGTGGAAGCGATGCGGCTGGCCAAGGAACGGAAAGCCACGACCATCAGCATTACCAAATATGAGAAGTCACCCTTAACGAAAGTCAGTGACATTACGATTTTTACGGCTACGGTCGACACGACCCTTGGGAAAGAGATTATTGCCCGGCGGGTGGCGGAGCAAGCAATTTTAGAAAGTTTGTATTTGGGCTTGTTGGCAAAAAAACGACAACAATACGAGAAAAATCTAAAAATAACAACGGAGGTCATTAAATTCAATAAGCTTTGA
- a CDS encoding transketolase family protein, translating into MKRSFRDALRESLLILGQEYPAMVVVTPDLAKSLRITDFKQTFPDRFITVGVSEADMIGVAAGLATTGLIPVAAAFAMFAVEKPFEQIRNAIAYPNLNVKIVATHGGIGVGPDGATHQAIEDLAIMRTLPNFTVLVAADACETKTALKAALEHKGPVYLRLGRDEAEVVYREEKAFIIGQADLLTNGNDVSIVACGTMVAKALQAAEELRKVNLKARVINMHCLKPLDEAILLQAAEETGCLVTVEDHTRIGGLGGAVAELLVRKCPVPVEQVALDDQFGESGEAEDLFQKYGLTVSRIVSAAQKVMLRKSM; encoded by the coding sequence ATGAAACGCTCATTTCGCGACGCCCTCAGAGAAAGTTTGTTAATACTCGGTCAGGAGTATCCGGCGATGGTTGTTGTTACCCCGGATTTAGCAAAATCTTTGCGGATCACGGATTTTAAGCAAACCTTTCCGGACCGGTTTATCACAGTTGGAGTCAGCGAGGCGGATATGATCGGGGTGGCCGCCGGGCTGGCGACGACCGGATTAATTCCGGTTGCCGCCGCTTTTGCCATGTTTGCGGTGGAGAAACCGTTTGAACAGATCCGGAATGCCATCGCCTATCCCAACCTTAACGTTAAGATCGTCGCCACCCATGGCGGAATCGGGGTCGGTCCGGATGGCGCCACCCATCAGGCCATCGAAGACCTTGCAATCATGAGAACTTTACCCAATTTTACGGTTCTGGTCGCGGCTGATGCGTGCGAAACAAAGACCGCGTTAAAAGCCGCCCTTGAACATAAGGGACCTGTTTATTTGCGGTTGGGCCGGGATGAGGCCGAAGTCGTCTATCGGGAGGAAAAAGCGTTCATCATCGGCCAGGCCGACTTGCTGACGAACGGGAATGATGTCTCGATTGTCGCCTGCGGGACGATGGTGGCCAAAGCTTTGCAAGCGGCGGAGGAGTTAAGAAAGGTGAATCTAAAGGCCCGGGTCATCAATATGCATTGCCTGAAACCCCTGGATGAAGCGATTCTCTTGCAAGCGGCGGAGGAAACCGGATGCTTGGTTACGGTTGAAGACCACACCCGGATCGGGGGCTTGGGCGGGGCCGTTGCCGAGCTGTTGGTCAGGAAGTGTCCGGTTCCCGTCGAACAGGTGGCGCTTGACGACCAATTCGGCGAATCCGGGGAGGCGGAAGACCTTTTTCAAAAGTATGGCCTGACGGTTTCCCGGATCGTTTCTGCCGCGCAAAAGGTTATGTTGCGGAAGTCTATGTAA
- a CDS encoding transketolase, with translation MANNGLEIQQLQTKARQIRRDILEMVYRRQSGHLGGSFSIVEMLVALYYKVMRIDPADPGWEGRDRFILSKGHCAPALYAVLADLGYFPKEYLTTSFRCVNGILQGHPDLKKTPGVDMSSGSLGIGLSVACGMAFGGRIKGQDFRVFVVIGDGETNEGQIWEAAKTAAHHRLDKITALIDLNGLQNDGPTAQEMSMEPMAAKWRSFNWHVVEIDGHSFPQILDALNQAEQWAGQPTAILCRTVKGKGVSFMENQIKFHGTPPNDEEYQKALVELL, from the coding sequence ATGGCAAACAACGGATTGGAAATCCAGCAGCTCCAAACTAAAGCCAGACAGATTAGGCGGGATATTCTGGAGATGGTTTACCGGCGACAATCGGGGCATTTGGGTGGCTCTTTCTCCATCGTCGAAATGCTGGTTGCTCTGTATTATAAGGTAATGCGGATTGACCCGGCCGACCCAGGGTGGGAAGGGAGAGACCGTTTTATTCTGTCCAAGGGACATTGCGCTCCGGCTCTGTATGCCGTCCTTGCCGACTTGGGTTACTTCCCCAAAGAATATTTGACCACTTCATTCCGTTGCGTCAACGGAATCCTCCAGGGGCATCCCGACCTGAAAAAAACCCCCGGTGTTGACATGTCCTCCGGTTCCCTGGGGATCGGCTTGTCCGTGGCTTGTGGCATGGCGTTCGGGGGTCGCATTAAAGGCCAAGATTTCCGGGTCTTTGTCGTCATCGGGGACGGGGAGACCAACGAGGGGCAGATCTGGGAGGCGGCCAAAACCGCCGCCCATCACCGGCTGGACAAAATAACGGCCTTGATTGATCTGAACGGCTTACAAAACGATGGCCCGACGGCCCAGGAGATGTCCATGGAACCAATGGCGGCCAAATGGCGCTCGTTCAACTGGCATGTGGTCGAAATTGACGGACACAGTTTCCCGCAGATCCTGGATGCGCTTAACCAGGCTGAACAATGGGCCGGTCAGCCGACGGCGATCCTTTGCCGGACCGTGAAAGGGAAAGGGGTTTCCTTTATGGAAAACCAGATCAAATTTCACGGGACCCCGCCCAACGACGAAGAGTACCAAAAGGCCCTGGTGGAGCTTTTGTGA
- a CDS encoding FGGY family carbohydrate kinase translates to MGKYLIGTDIGTSGTKSVMVDLNGKVMASSLVEYQVLTPQALWAEQWPDVWVDATVKTIKAVLAEAKVNPAEVGGDCHQWLVRRNRGTL, encoded by the coding sequence GTGGGGAAATATTTAATCGGGACCGATATCGGTACCTCGGGCACCAAGTCAGTGATGGTCGATCTTAACGGCAAAGTAATGGCCTCTTCGTTGGTGGAGTATCAGGTCTTGACGCCCCAAGCTTTATGGGCTGAACAATGGCCTGATGTCTGGGTTGATGCTACGGTAAAGACGATCAAAGCTGTTTTGGCGGAGGCAAAAGTCAATCCTGCCGAGGTGGGGGGGGATTGCCATCAGTGGCTTGTACGGCGGAACCGGGGTACCCTGTGA
- a CDS encoding FGGY-family carbohydrate kinase — protein sequence MYGGTGVPCDENMDPVRPCIIWMDRRATEESRWVEVQIGLDRLFRITGNGFDPYFGFTKILWIKKHEPQNWARIKLFLPPNAYVIYKLTGEVAIDYSSAGNLGGIFDLKTRNWSEELMKDLGIPKTMMPARIVDARTVIGGLNRMFSEELGLPTGLPVLGGGIDCIVATLSAGVLEPNQHVAVIGTSINWGVVHEQFPTNRTLVTMPYIKDPLTKNYTYGGASTAGALPRWFRDNFAELEKEKEKQGAKSAYAALDDLAAEIKPGSEGLLVLPYFMGERSPIWDTNAQGTIFGLTLSHTKAHVYRAILEAVAYSLRHIMETSDAGVKSGDQCVLVGGVTKSKLWKQIFADVTGLTIVSPSRNIEAPLGDALLAGVGTGLLKDYSVIKEWVSFDDRSEPNERNYQLYSQYFAQYKNLYPVLANNMKALAELRKAVG from the coding sequence TTGTACGGCGGAACCGGGGTACCCTGTGACGAAAACATGGATCCGGTCCGCCCCTGTATAATTTGGATGGATCGCCGGGCGACCGAAGAGAGCCGCTGGGTGGAAGTGCAGATCGGCTTGGACCGGTTGTTCCGGATCACAGGTAATGGCTTTGACCCTTACTTTGGTTTTACGAAGATCCTGTGGATCAAAAAACACGAACCGCAAAACTGGGCACGGATTAAACTGTTTTTACCGCCCAATGCTTATGTGATTTATAAGCTGACCGGCGAGGTGGCGATCGATTATTCCTCCGCCGGAAATCTGGGCGGGATCTTTGATCTGAAGACCCGGAACTGGTCGGAGGAATTAATGAAGGATTTGGGTATTCCCAAGACGATGATGCCGGCGCGGATTGTCGACGCCAGAACGGTAATCGGCGGCCTGAACCGGATGTTCAGTGAAGAATTGGGGCTCCCAACCGGCCTGCCGGTCCTGGGCGGCGGAATTGATTGCATTGTGGCGACGCTCAGTGCGGGTGTGCTTGAGCCCAACCAACACGTGGCCGTAATCGGAACCTCGATCAATTGGGGGGTCGTCCACGAGCAGTTCCCGACCAACCGCACCTTGGTGACCATGCCTTATATCAAAGATCCGTTGACGAAGAATTATACTTATGGCGGCGCTTCGACAGCCGGCGCTTTGCCCCGTTGGTTCCGGGATAACTTTGCGGAGTTGGAAAAAGAAAAGGAGAAACAAGGGGCGAAGAGCGCCTATGCCGCCCTTGACGACTTGGCGGCGGAAATTAAGCCGGGCAGCGAAGGGCTGCTTGTCCTTCCTTATTTTATGGGCGAACGCAGTCCGATTTGGGACACGAATGCGCAGGGGACGATCTTTGGTCTGACTCTGTCCCATACGAAAGCCCATGTTTACCGGGCAATCTTGGAAGCGGTGGCTTATTCCTTGCGTCATATTATGGAGACCAGTGACGCCGGGGTCAAATCCGGTGATCAATGCGTCCTCGTCGGCGGGGTGACGAAGTCGAAACTATGGAAACAGATCTTTGCCGATGTTACCGGGTTGACGATCGTCAGTCCGAGCAGAAATATCGAAGCACCGTTGGGGGACGCTTTGCTGGCCGGTGTGGGCACGGGTCTCTTGAAGGATTATTCCGTCATCAAGGAATGGGTAAGTTTTGATGACCGTTCTGAGCCGAACGAACGAAATTACCAACTTTACTCCCAATATTTCGCCCAATATAAAAACCTCTACCCGGTGCTGGCGAACAACATGAAAGCCCTTGCCGAGCTAAGAAAAGCCGTGGGATGA
- a CDS encoding DeoR/GlpR family DNA-binding transcription regulator, with amino-acid sequence MYAAERLAKIKRIIREKKRIDVATLSKLLAVSEVTIRRDLLKLEEEGYIVKTYGGAVLQELVDESPKSEMPGFNLDDDPYLAEKEQIGKIAANLVQDYQIIFLGPGTTCYQIAANLVQKRNLTIVTNNLYVISLLQKSPTIKVIAVGGEVNYGRNCLVGPIAQDCLKHLHTNISFVTVDGINLDRGYTLNDFAVIDIIKTIKFNSDEMVLVADYSKFDKIALTSIGDLKYFNKVITNSRIPAEYKNYFFENCIGVYTTIEIES; translated from the coding sequence ATGTACGCGGCGGAACGGTTGGCAAAGATAAAAAGAATCATTAGGGAAAAAAAGCGAATTGATGTCGCAACTCTCAGCAAACTATTGGCGGTCTCGGAGGTGACCATCCGCCGGGACTTGCTTAAATTGGAAGAAGAGGGTTATATTGTCAAGACCTATGGGGGAGCTGTCTTACAAGAGTTAGTTGATGAAAGCCCCAAAAGCGAGATGCCCGGCTTTAATCTGGACGATGATCCTTATTTGGCCGAAAAGGAGCAGATCGGGAAGATCGCCGCCAACTTAGTGCAGGACTATCAGATCATTTTTCTCGGACCGGGAACAACCTGTTACCAAATTGCCGCGAACCTTGTCCAGAAAAGGAACCTAACGATTGTCACCAATAATTTGTACGTTATTTCTTTATTGCAAAAATCGCCGACCATCAAGGTGATTGCTGTCGGCGGCGAGGTCAATTATGGGCGAAACTGCCTGGTTGGTCCAATCGCGCAGGATTGTTTAAAACATTTGCACACCAATATTAGTTTTGTTACAGTGGACGGGATAAACCTGGACCGGGGATATACTTTGAATGATTTTGCCGTGATTGACATAATTAAGACGATCAAGTTTAACTCGGATGAAATGGTTTTGGTGGCTGACTACAGCAAGTTTGACAAAATTGCCCTTACCTCTATCGGTGACTTAAAGTATTTTAATAAAGTCATTACCAACAGCCGGATCCCGGCGGAGTATAAAAACTACTTTTTTGAGAACTGTATTGGGGTTTATACAACCATCGAAATCGAATCATAA
- a CDS encoding sugar ABC transporter ATP-binding protein produces MVGPKLELVNITKRLGEDLVLRGINISIAPGTIHVITGENGAGKSTLAQIMGGVYQPDHGDLIMDGEKVRFREPADARAYGIYMIHQDCILIEQMNVAENLFLNQEPRESSWLGRFRINHKQLYEEANKLLSLLPVKINAHQPVHKLGLAQKRLIEILRAYHQNPRVLILDEPSTSLNRTEAELLYNLIKELQQRGVTIVYFTSLPEEVFALGDQVSVLKDGAHIGTFPVKEIQYNRLLTYIAGADYKERYPKLRVQRGAEILQVENLVSDDILDQISFSLHRGEILGLTGSAGSGRTNLARILYGLGKVSSGAIYLDGYRITFNNARDAIKAGICFITEDREQEGIFPLLNIKENITISNLARLWNGLFLSRHREERIAEFYKLELGITKTGSETKACNLSGGMKQKLLLARWLYKNSRIFILDEPTKGVDLASKIDIYNILNTLVLEGAAILLISSDLNELLGMSDRIIVLNKGKIVADLVNTPDLSQQKLLDYMTQ; encoded by the coding sequence GTGGTTGGCCCAAAACTGGAACTGGTGAATATCACGAAAAGGTTAGGGGAGGATCTGGTTCTGCGGGGGATCAATATCAGTATTGCCCCCGGAACGATTCATGTCATAACCGGGGAAAACGGCGCCGGGAAATCCACCTTAGCCCAGATCATGGGCGGCGTTTATCAACCGGATCACGGCGATTTAATCATGGATGGGGAAAAAGTCAGGTTTCGGGAACCGGCCGATGCTCGGGCGTATGGAATTTACATGATCCACCAGGATTGTATTCTCATTGAGCAGATGAACGTGGCCGAGAATTTGTTCCTCAACCAGGAACCCCGGGAAAGTTCGTGGTTGGGGCGATTCCGGATCAATCACAAGCAATTATATGAAGAGGCGAACAAATTATTATCGCTGTTACCGGTCAAGATCAATGCCCATCAACCCGTCCATAAACTGGGGTTGGCCCAAAAGCGGTTGATTGAAATCTTACGGGCTTATCACCAGAACCCGCGGGTTTTAATCCTGGATGAGCCGTCCACCTCGTTAAACCGAACCGAGGCTGAACTACTTTATAATTTAATCAAGGAGTTGCAACAAAGAGGAGTCACCATTGTTTATTTCACCAGTCTACCGGAGGAAGTCTTTGCCTTGGGGGATCAGGTTTCGGTTCTAAAGGACGGGGCTCATATCGGTACTTTTCCGGTCAAAGAGATACAGTACAACCGGTTGTTAACCTATATCGCCGGCGCGGATTATAAGGAGCGTTACCCGAAATTGCGCGTCCAACGGGGCGCCGAGATTTTGCAGGTGGAAAATCTAGTCAGCGACGATATTTTAGATCAGATCTCTTTTTCGCTGCACCGGGGAGAGATTCTTGGCTTGACGGGGAGCGCCGGTTCCGGCCGGACCAATTTGGCCCGGATCTTGTACGGGCTGGGCAAAGTTTCGTCGGGGGCGATTTACTTAGACGGTTACCGGATAACCTTCAATAATGCCCGGGATGCCATTAAGGCGGGCATTTGTTTTATTACCGAAGACCGGGAACAGGAAGGGATCTTTCCTTTATTGAACATAAAAGAGAATATCACCATCTCCAATTTGGCGCGGTTATGGAATGGCCTTTTCCTGAGCCGGCACCGGGAAGAGAGAATTGCCGAGTTTTACAAACTTGAGCTGGGCATCACCAAAACCGGTTCGGAAACCAAAGCTTGCAATCTGAGCGGCGGGATGAAACAAAAGCTGCTTTTGGCCCGCTGGCTCTACAAAAACAGCCGGATCTTTATCCTGGACGAGCCCACCAAAGGGGTCGATCTCGCTTCGAAGATCGATATTTATAACATTCTTAATACGCTGGTCTTGGAGGGGGCGGCGATTTTACTGATCTCTTCCGATTTAAATGAGTTGTTGGGGATGAGTGACCGGATTATCGTGCTCAACAAAGGGAAAATCGTGGCCGACCTGGTTAACACACCGGATTTATCGCAGCAAAAGTTGCTTGATTATATGACGCAATAA
- a CDS encoding substrate-binding domain-containing protein, protein MTKKNLIGLTLLLVLLVTATVGAYVKIDGNPYQASLIKPIKKTLNFVFIPKTVHPWYEEVKDGVNYAIREFEKQGIKINVTWDAPPVPDISTQISKFESHMARRPDGIAIACVDPPTNAQVINEAVKAGINVITFDNDSPESLRLAYVGHNKDYEDGFELGEYLAKKIGYKGEVAVLTGTPTAPNHVGRTKGFLAAMAKYPDIKVVAQRADNDVLDKAVEIAESILQAYPNIKGFFGCNASNPIGIARAVKDAGKAGKICIVGMDDLDETVQFMREGVIDAVKVQRQWEQGYWSVKYLVALNEGHTIPKEHPTGSRIMTKADLK, encoded by the coding sequence TTGACGAAAAAAAATCTAATTGGTCTCACGTTACTGTTGGTGCTGCTCGTAACCGCTACCGTAGGTGCTTATGTTAAAATCGATGGTAATCCTTATCAAGCTTCGTTGATTAAACCGATCAAGAAAACCCTCAATTTTGTATTCATCCCGAAGACCGTTCACCCCTGGTATGAAGAGGTCAAAGACGGTGTGAATTACGCCATCAGAGAATTTGAGAAGCAAGGGATCAAGATCAACGTTACGTGGGATGCGCCGCCGGTTCCCGATATTTCGACCCAGATCAGCAAGTTTGAATCCCATATGGCCCGGCGCCCGGATGGAATCGCCATTGCCTGCGTCGATCCCCCGACCAACGCCCAGGTCATTAACGAAGCGGTCAAAGCCGGCATTAACGTAATAACCTTTGATAACGATTCTCCCGAAAGCTTACGTTTGGCTTATGTCGGTCATAACAAGGACTACGAAGACGGTTTTGAGTTAGGGGAATATTTGGCGAAAAAGATCGGTTATAAGGGTGAAGTCGCGGTGTTGACTGGGACGCCGACTGCCCCGAACCACGTAGGGCGGACGAAAGGTTTCCTGGCAGCGATGGCAAAATACCCCGACATTAAAGTTGTAGCGCAAAGAGCCGACAACGACGTGTTGGATAAAGCGGTTGAAATTGCCGAGAGTATTTTGCAGGCCTATCCCAATATCAAAGGTTTCTTCGGCTGCAATGCTTCCAACCCGATTGGGATTGCCCGGGCGGTTAAAGATGCGGGCAAAGCCGGGAAAATCTGCATCGTCGGTATGGATGACCTGGATGAAACAGTGCAGTTCATGAGAGAAGGCGTTATTGACGCCGTTAAAGTGCAAAGACAATGGGAGCAAGGGTACTGGAGCGTAAAATACCTGGTCGCGCTGAACGAAGGACACACCATTCCGAAGGAACACCCGACCGGCTCCCGGATCATGACCAAAGCCGATCTTAAATAG
- a CDS encoding sugar ABC transporter ATP-binding protein, producing the protein MKTINTKTVLEVKKISKHFPGVQALKEVSLSLREGEVHAVIGENGAGKSTLMKIIFGLLQPDAGEIYWNGRRVVIDSPIAAQRLGIGIVPQELNLVPQLTVAENILLGVEPRKRFGLIDWNKMRKDAAAILETVGEIIDIKRTTAELSVAQQQIVQIARALAFGARVLIYDEPTASLTQKETEGLFKIINSFIENKGSVFYISHRLEEILRIAHRITVLRDGCYITELNPKQTTTDEMVRYMVGREIKKAKRTARRFDEAKTPVLEVENLARRGEFSGISFRLYPGEILGIAGLVGAGRTELVRCIFGETQPDEGTIKIGQKEIKHPTPAKSIRNGVGFLPEERRKLGLFPVLPVSQNMTMSTLKKYKKWGRINQRQELVDVNKYIEELKIKTPHPRQLVKNLSGGNQQKVILARWMLTGCKILILDEPTRGIDVGAKAEIFQLLQEMVALDYAVVLISSELQEVIDYADRILIMHEGRLKGEVKGTETTQEEIMRIALS; encoded by the coding sequence GTGAAGACAATTAATACCAAGACTGTGCTTGAGGTAAAGAAAATCTCCAAACATTTTCCGGGGGTCCAGGCGCTAAAAGAAGTTAGTCTTTCCTTGCGCGAAGGCGAGGTCCATGCGGTAATTGGCGAAAACGGGGCGGGGAAAAGCACCTTGATGAAAATAATCTTCGGTTTACTCCAACCGGATGCCGGCGAAATATACTGGAACGGCCGGCGGGTGGTCATTGACAGTCCAATTGCTGCGCAACGTTTGGGCATCGGGATTGTTCCCCAGGAACTTAACCTGGTTCCCCAGTTGACGGTGGCGGAAAACATTTTGTTGGGCGTGGAGCCGAGGAAAAGGTTTGGCCTGATCGATTGGAATAAAATGCGCAAGGATGCGGCCGCCATTTTGGAAACGGTCGGGGAGATTATCGATATAAAAAGAACAACGGCGGAATTGAGCGTGGCGCAACAGCAGATTGTTCAAATTGCCAGAGCGCTGGCCTTTGGCGCCCGGGTTCTGATCTATGATGAACCGACCGCCAGTTTAACACAGAAAGAAACAGAAGGACTCTTTAAGATCATTAATAGTTTTATCGAAAACAAAGGGTCAGTCTTTTACATTTCCCACCGGTTGGAAGAAATACTACGGATTGCACACCGGATTACGGTTTTACGCGACGGTTGTTATATCACGGAACTTAATCCCAAACAGACTACTACCGACGAGATGGTCCGCTACATGGTGGGCCGGGAGATCAAAAAAGCAAAACGCACCGCCCGGAGGTTTGATGAAGCGAAAACGCCGGTCCTTGAAGTGGAAAATTTGGCCAGGCGGGGTGAGTTTAGCGGAATCAGTTTTCGGTTATACCCGGGAGAAATATTAGGTATCGCTGGGTTGGTCGGGGCCGGCCGGACGGAACTGGTCCGGTGTATCTTTGGCGAAACGCAACCCGATGAAGGAACAATCAAGATCGGCCAGAAAGAAATCAAACACCCTACGCCGGCGAAAAGCATAAGAAACGGGGTTGGTTTCCTGCCGGAAGAACGGCGTAAGTTGGGATTATTCCCTGTCCTCCCGGTCAGCCAGAACATGACCATGTCAACGTTGAAGAAATATAAAAAGTGGGGACGGATTAATCAACGGCAAGAGCTTGTTGATGTCAATAAATACATTGAGGAATTAAAGATCAAAACGCCCCATCCCCGGCAACTGGTGAAGAATTTGAGCGGGGGTAATCAACAGAAAGTAATTCTGGCCCGTTGGATGCTGACCGGTTGTAAGATTTTAATTTTGGATGAACCCACCCGCGGGATCGATGTCGGGGCGAAAGCGGAGATCTTTCAATTGTTACAAGAGATGGTGGCACTGGATTATGCGGTGGTCCTGATCTCTTCGGAATTGCAAGAAGTGATTGACTATGCGGACCGGATCTTGATCATGCATGAAGGTCGTTTAAAAGGGGAAGTTAAGGGAACTGAGACCACCCAAGAAGAGATTATGCGCATCGCCTTAAGCTAA